In Streptomyces sp. NBC_01231, the sequence CGGCGCCGACATCACGATCGAGGACGACGGCACCATCTACATCGGTGCCCAGCAGGGCTCGCAGGCCGAGGCCGCCCGCGCCACGATCAACGGCATCGCCAACCCGACCATGCCGGAGGTCGGCGAGCGCTACCTGGGTACGGTCGTGAAGACGACCACCTTCGGCGCGTTCGTGTCCCTGCTCCCCGGCAAGGACGGTCTGCTGCACATCTCGCAGATCCGCAAGCTCGCCGGCGGCAAGCGTGTGGAGAACGTCGAGGACGTGGTCGGCGTGGGCTCCAAGGTCCAGGTCGAGATCGCCGAGATCGACTCCCGCGGCAAGCTGTCCCTGATCCCGGTCATCGAGGGTGAAGGCGACGACGAGAAGAAGGACGCCGCGACCGACGGCGGCTCCGCTGCGGGCGACAAGTGACATCGAGTAACCCCACGGCGACGGCCCGCACCTCCTCGGAGGCGCGGGCCGTCGCCCGTACGCAAACCCTGATCAAGGGGACAGGCGGCATCGGCACCGTCCGCAAGACCACCCTCCCGGGCGGCCTTCGCATCGTCACCGAGACCCTGCCCTCCGTCCGCTCGGCGACCTTCGGCATCTGGGCCCACGTCGGCTCCCGTGACGAGACGCCGGCCCTGAACGGCGCCACCCACTACCTGGAGCACCTGCTCTTCAAGGGCACCTCGAAGCGCAGTGCCCTGGACATCTCCTCCGCCATCGACGCCGTCGGCGGCGAGATGAACGCGTTCACGGCGAAGGAGTACACGTGCTACTACGCACGTGTGCTCGACACCGACCTGCCGCTGGCCATCGACGTCGTCTGCGACATGCTGACCGGCTCACTGATCGTCGAAGAGGACGTCAACGTCGAGCGCGGCGCGATCCTCGAAGAGATCGCCATGACCGAGGACGACCCGGGCGACTGCGTGCACGACCTGTTCGCGCACACCATGTTCGGCGACAACCCCCTCGGCCGCCCGGTCCTCGGCACGGTCGACACCGTCAACGCCCTCACCGCCGACCGTATCCGCCGCTTCTACAAGAAGCACTACGACCCGACCCACCTCGTGGTCGCCTGCGCCGGGAACGTCGACCACAACACGGTCGTACGACAGGTCCGTGCCGCCTTCGAGAAGGCGGGCGCCCTGAAGAACCCGGACGCGGCGCCCATCGCGCCCCGCGACGGCCGCCGCGCCCTGCGCACCGCGGGACGCGTCGAGCTGATCGGGCGCAAGACCGAGCAGGCCCATGTCGTCCTCGGCATGCCGGGCCTGGCCCGCACGGACGAGCGGCGCTGGGCGCTGGGGGTGCTCAACACGGCCCTCGGCGGCGGCATGTCGTCCCGCCTCTTCCAGGAGGTCCGCGAGAAGCGCGGCCTGGCCTACAGCGTGTACTCGTACACCTCCGGCTTCGCCGACTGCGGCCTGTTCGGCGTGTACGCGGGCTGCCGCCCGAGCCAGGTGCACGACGTGCTCAAGATCTGCCGCGACGAACTCGACCACGTCGCCGAACACGGCCTCTCGGACGACGAGATCGGCCGCGCCATCGGGCAGCTCCAGGGATCCACCGTCCTCGGCCTGGAGGACACCGGA encodes:
- a CDS encoding insulinase family protein: MTSSNPTATARTSSEARAVARTQTLIKGTGGIGTVRKTTLPGGLRIVTETLPSVRSATFGIWAHVGSRDETPALNGATHYLEHLLFKGTSKRSALDISSAIDAVGGEMNAFTAKEYTCYYARVLDTDLPLAIDVVCDMLTGSLIVEEDVNVERGAILEEIAMTEDDPGDCVHDLFAHTMFGDNPLGRPVLGTVDTVNALTADRIRRFYKKHYDPTHLVVACAGNVDHNTVVRQVRAAFEKAGALKNPDAAPIAPRDGRRALRTAGRVELIGRKTEQAHVVLGMPGLARTDERRWALGVLNTALGGGMSSRLFQEVREKRGLAYSVYSYTSGFADCGLFGVYAGCRPSQVHDVLKICRDELDHVAEHGLSDDEIGRAIGQLQGSTVLGLEDTGALMNRIGKSELCWGEQMSVDDLLANIASVTPDDVRSVAREILGRRPSLSVIGPLKDKQASRLHEAVA